A stretch of the Panicum virgatum strain AP13 chromosome 9N, P.virgatum_v5, whole genome shotgun sequence genome encodes the following:
- the LOC120692769 gene encoding glutaredoxin-C5-like: protein MEAVVARLASESAVVVFSVSSCGMCHAVKRLLRGLGASPAVHELDEDPRGGEIERALAGIGAGRRSGHGGGPAPVVPAVFIGGAYVGPMEAVMSLHLAGQLVPMLRSAGAIWL from the coding sequence ATGGAAGCGGTGGTGGCGAGGCTGGCCTCGGAGAGCGCGGTGGTGGTGTTCAGCGTGAGCTCTTGCGGCATGTGCCACGCCGTGAAGCGGCTCCTCCGCGGGCTGGGCGCCAGCCCCGCGGTGCACGAGCTCGATGAGGACCCCCGCGGCGGAGAGATTgagcgcgcgctcgccggcatcggcgccggtcgccggagcggccacggcggcggaccCGCGCCCGTCGTGCCGGCCGTGTTCATCGGCGGCGCCTACGTCGGGCCCATGGAGGCGGTCATGTcgctccacctcgccggccaGCTCGTGCCGATGCTCCGTTCTGCCGGGGCGATCTGGCTATGA
- the LOC120692768 gene encoding tau-cadinol synthase-like: protein MAYVTWNVARCQVPHPENNISGTGMQKHFHPHLAKPFFRYRTTFPFHISRSNRPGNLVSMGMASCNANVPETERASNFHRTVWGDFFINHSPEPLQKSEEWMTEKANQLKKKISELFEACTTPVEQLELVDTLQHLSIDHHFKKQIHDILSSIHDTEFNSTCLHEVALRFRLLRQQGFWVSPDEFYRFKDENGNFIVEITNDARGLLSLYNAAYLFTHGEPELEEAILFARQHLESMRNKLEYPLAQQVNRALHLPLSRTLRRVEALNYISEYKGEPTHNSSILEFAKLDFVLLQRLHLKELKALSRWWKDLYNEEGLAYSRDRVVECYLWSYTAYYEKEYSRARMILAKIIAIIILADDTYDVRATLEECRKFNEAIQRWEESAITLLPDYLKKLYLKLTNIFKEFEDELEPNEKYRVAFIRKAFQVLSSNYLQEAEWCHSGYKPRFKDQVKVSTVCSGAPFAAVGLLVGMGDDVATKEALEWATSCTDAVKAFADVTRFMNDLCSFKRGKNKNDVDSSVECYISEHGVTADVACAKIDSLVEDAWKTANRARIEHNELLPAVQRVVNITTSMPLMYGDKKDAFTFSDGLKGVIKHLFLEPVLL from the exons ATGGCCTATGTCACATGGAATGTGGCACGGTGCCAAGTTCCTCATCCCGAGAATAACATTTCCGGAACAGGAATGCAGAAACATTTTCACCCCCACCTTGcaaaaccctttttcaggtaccGCACCACATTTCCGTTCCACATTTCTCGATCCAATCGACCCGGAAACTTGGTGAGTATGGGCATGGCATCTTGTAATGCTAATGTTCCAGAGACAGAGAGGGCATCTAATTTTCACCGTACAGTATGGGGTGACTTCTTCATCAACCACAGCCCAGAACCATTACAG AAGTCAGAGGAATGGATGACTGAGAAGGCGAACcaactaaaaaagaaaataagtgAGCTTTTTGAAGCTTGCACAACTCCAGTGGAGCAACTTGAGCTAGTGGACACACTCCAACATTTAAGTATAGACCATCATTTCAAAAAACAGATTCACGACATCTTAAGTAGCATCCATGATACTGAATTCAACAGCACTTGTCTCCATGAGGTTGCCCTTCGGTTCCGCCTACTGAGGCAGCAAGGGTTTTGGGTATCTCCAG ATGAATTCTACAGGTTCAAAGATGAAAATGGGAACTTTATTGTTGAAATAACTAATGATGCAAGAGGACTACTAAGTTTATACAATGCAGCTTACCTTTTCACACATGGAGAGCCAGAACTAGAAGAGGCTATCTTATTTGCGAGGCAACATCTTGAATCGATGAGAAACAAGCTTGAATACCCATTGGCCCAGCAAGTGAACCGAGCCCTTCACCTACCACTGTCACGGACCTTAAGAAGAGTTGAGGCTCTAAATTATATCTCAGAGTACAAAGGAGAGCCGACACATAACTCATCCATTCTGGAGTTTGCCAAGCTGGATTTTGTCCTTCTGCAACGTCTCCACTTGAAGGAGCTCAAGGCTCTTTCTAG ATGGTGGAAAGATCTTTACAACGAAGAGGGGCTGGCCTACTCAAGGGACCGTGTGGTTGAGTGCTACCTGTGGTCCTATACAGCATACTATGAGAAAGAATATTCAAGGGCAAGGATGATCCTTGCCAAGATAATCGCTATAATAATCCTGGCAGACGATACTTACGATGTCCGTGCTACTTTGGAGGAGTGTCGGAAATTCAATGAAGCTATACAAAG ATGGGAAGAGAGTGCTATTACTCTTCTACCAGATTACCTGAAGAAGCTCTATCTCAAGCTGACGAACATCTTTAAGGAGTTTGAGGATGAGTTGGAACCAAATGAGAAGTATAGAGTTGCTTTTATTAGAAAAGCG TTTCAAGTGTTATCAAGTAACTATCTTCAAGAAGCCGAATGGTGCCATAGTGGTTACAAGCCAAGATTTAAAGATCAGGTGAAGGTATCTACTGTGTGCTCAGGTGCTCCATTTGCTGCTGTTGGGTTACTTGTTGGCATGGGAGATGATGTTGCAACCAAGGAGGCACTTGAGTGGGCAACCAGTTGCACCGATGCTGTCAAGGCTTTCGCAGACGTGACACGCTTCATGAACGACCTTTGTTCATTTAAG CGTGGAAAGAACAAAAATGATGTGGACAGCTCAGTCGAATGCTACATAAGTGAGCATGGCGTCACGGCCGACGTCGCCTGTGCAAAGATTGATTCCCTGGTTGAAGATGCTTGGAAGACTGCAAACAGAGCACGCATCGAGCACAATGAACTGCTTCCAGCGGTGCAACGAGTTGTCAACATAACCACCAGCATGCCATTGATGTACGGTGATAAGAAGGATGCATTCACATTCAGTGATGGGCTCAAGGGGGTCATCAAGCACCTGTTCCTCGAGCCTGTCCTCCTCTAG
- the LOC120690455 gene encoding CRS2-like protein, chloroplastic isoform X2 translates to MKEMLSNRLAPFISKCCISSLRTSSPSSFFSSLPPIQPWLFIGLGNPGEKYQSTRHNVGFDMIDAFAQSQGIPLTTHYFKALFGEGMVDGVPVLLAKPQTYMNLSGESVGPLAAYYKLPLNRVLVAFDDMDLPCGVLRLQPKGGFGRHNGLRSVIYHFRRNQEFCRLRIGIGRPPGQMDPKAFVLQKFNRTSRERGHGS, encoded by the exons ATGAAGGAGATGCTCTCAAATAGACTCGCTCCATTCATTTCCAAGTGTTGTATTTCTAGCCTTCGGACATCCTCACCGTCTTCATTCTTCTCCTCACTGCCCCCAATACAACCATGGTTATTTATCGGTCTTGGCAACCCTGGAGAGAAGTACCAATCCACCAGGCACAAT GTGGGGTTTGATATGATAGATGCATTTGCACAGTCTCAGGGTATACCGCTGACTACACATTACTTCAAAGCACTATTTGGTGAAG GTATGGTTGATGGGGTACCTGTTCTTCTTGCCAAGCCTCAGACTTATATGAATCTCAGTGGAGAATCT GTTGGTCCACTTGCTGCCTATTATAAACTGCCACTTAATCGTGTCTTGGTG GCATTTGATGACATGGACTTACCATGTGGAGTTCTCCGTTTACAGCCAAAAGGAGGTTTTGGACGGCACAATGG GTTGAGGAGTGTGATATACCACTTTCGCAGGAACCAAGAATTTTGCCGATTAAGAATTG GAATTGGACGGCCACCTGGCCAGATGGATCCTAAAGCTTTTGTTCTTCAGAAGTTTAATAGGACTAGTCGTGAACGG GGTCATGGCTCATGA
- the LOC120690455 gene encoding peptidyl-tRNA hydrolase, mitochondrial isoform X1, producing the protein MKEMLSNRLAPFISKCCISSLRTSSPSSFFSSLPPIQPWLFIGLGNPGEKYQSTRHNVGFDMIDAFAQSQGIPLTTHYFKALFGEGMVDGVPVLLAKPQTYMNLSGESVGPLAAYYKLPLNRVLVAFDDMDLPCGVLRLQPKGGFGRHNGLRSVIYHFRRNQEFCRLRIGIGRPPGQMDPKAFVLQKFNRTSRERIDLAIKEGVDILKMVATKGLAEAARLSNTDQKYKHLRSHDLQD; encoded by the exons ATGAAGGAGATGCTCTCAAATAGACTCGCTCCATTCATTTCCAAGTGTTGTATTTCTAGCCTTCGGACATCCTCACCGTCTTCATTCTTCTCCTCACTGCCCCCAATACAACCATGGTTATTTATCGGTCTTGGCAACCCTGGAGAGAAGTACCAATCCACCAGGCACAAT GTGGGGTTTGATATGATAGATGCATTTGCACAGTCTCAGGGTATACCGCTGACTACACATTACTTCAAAGCACTATTTGGTGAAG GTATGGTTGATGGGGTACCTGTTCTTCTTGCCAAGCCTCAGACTTATATGAATCTCAGTGGAGAATCT GTTGGTCCACTTGCTGCCTATTATAAACTGCCACTTAATCGTGTCTTGGTG GCATTTGATGACATGGACTTACCATGTGGAGTTCTCCGTTTACAGCCAAAAGGAGGTTTTGGACGGCACAATGG GTTGAGGAGTGTGATATACCACTTTCGCAGGAACCAAGAATTTTGCCGATTAAGAATTG GAATTGGACGGCCACCTGGCCAGATGGATCCTAAAGCTTTTGTTCTTCAGAAGTTTAATAGGACTAGTCGTGAACGG ATTGATTTAGCCATAAAAGAGGGAGTCGATATTCTGAAGATGGTGGCCACCAAGGGTTTGGCAGAGGCAGCAAGATTGTCAAACACAGATCAGAAGTATAAGCATCTGAGATCACATGATCTTCAAGACTAA